The Gavia stellata isolate bGavSte3 chromosome 1, bGavSte3.hap2, whole genome shotgun sequence DNA segment GACTCACCCTTGAAATATGGGACAGCGTTGCTAGTATTTCTTCCAGTTTGGGAATGTTTTGCCAGTGTTACATTGTCTTACAAGTTTGCTGTGGATGACATGGGTAGGTGCTGCAACCTATAGGGGTTAGATGCCAGTAGAAGAAAGGCTTGTCCCGAACAGGGAGGTTTATGGTGTTATCAGGGAAGAGCTTAAGCGGGAAGGGACATAACCTGAGACTTTCTGGACATGTAGGAACTGTCAGTATTGCCAATGGGCTGCATGAGCTCTTAGTTGGCTAAGAGTCCTAGCTCACTGGCCTCCATGCTGTCAGGACTGCTTAGATTGGCAGTATCTAGGTCCATAGCAAATTAATCCAAGAAATACTAGATATTCGTATTTGTAGATCTCACATTACTGGCTCTCAAGTATTGTCTTGTTCCTTGGATGTCCTCAAGATTCTTGCTCTCAGCACTGCAGTATTTCTAGTTCCTGCAATGCTCCTTTTGGTATGTACTCTATGGCCATAGTGATTCTTGTTGGGGGTCTCCTACAACCTTATGATACCACATGATGTAGATCCTGCTGATGATGTATCTGGTTCAAGCATTAGTGAAGCTAATCACAAGTAAGAAAATGTatgagagaaggagaagggaggatCCTCTTCTGAAAGTGTCTTAATCCCAGAAACATTGAGCAAAAGAGAGCAGAATCTGTGGCTAAATCTCAGTGATGCTGCTGTGATGCTGGAACTTCTGAGATGAGAAAAGACATCAGAGCAGCTGTCTGAAAGTTAACATTTGAAGGGCCAGCTGGATCCAGGATAGGAAGTTGTGTAAAAACACTTGAAATGGTTAGATAAATGTATCCTTGATTCATCAGATGGAATGAAGCTGTAAAATACTGGGATTTCCATTTTGTGTGTAGGTAAAATTAAGCTAAAAGCTCAGCTTTCCTTAAATGGTTTTGTTGGTCCTATGTACATAATTCATAAGCCTCTTTATAGCAGTGGAGTTAGGTCCCATTTTAAGGTGGTGTTCTGCTTTAATTGAGAAAGGCAGTTAAAATGCCACAAAAGCTACTGTGTAGAAAAGTTGTAGaggcttatttatttttctccaatgTCTGGTCTCCAAAGATGCTGGTAGCAAGTGAGCTAAGGCTGAATAGAGTATAATCTTCTTGGCTTACTTTAAAAGCTTACCTAAAATAAGATATGGAAAATAGGATATTTTGGGATGGTTTGTTCAGCTCTGCATTGTAAGAGCAGCTGAAATTgcaaaaagaagataaattttGGAagcattaaattatttttaacccTATTTCTTGTAAAGCAATCCTAAAATTGCTTTCATTCCTATAGATAGCTTTCTGTTCAATACCAAATCTGTTAGAAGTATTGCAGAATACAAAATAATGAAGATAAGGCCAAGCGTTTGAGTGCGCTGGAACTGCAAAATGTGGTATTGCATCTTGTCTTTGAATGGGTGTTGCATGACTGTGCAGAAACTCTGCAATGTGACTCCGCTACATCTCTTTCATTTGAAtgtgaagaggaggagaaacaggGTACAGAGGTTGCAAAGTAAATACGTTAAAGCCTTGTGATCAGAGCACAGGTTCCCGTGCGAGTCCTGCGAGCTGTATCTAGCTGCCAAGACCGTACATAAAAGCTTGCAGTGTCCTCCCAGGCATCCTCTTTTGTCAGATTCCCCTGTGAAAGGATAACAGCCTAGATTAGTTGGTTTGGCAAAACAACCtctagctgcttttttttgccttcaaaatAAACTGTCACTCTTCTGTTAAGTAGTATATTTTCCAGTTTGGAAGTGGTAGAAATGTACTTGTAAGTTCATCCATAATGAACTTTTGTTTCCTGGAAAGATGTGATTTACTCTGTATGCTGAGGCTGACTGCGCCAAGCCTGTTTGATATGTCCAGTTACTCAGCAGAGAAGACTGTGGCACATGGCACTGTACTCTTGTGTCTTAAACAATGTCAGCATGTTTTACTGATAAAAAGTTGTATGGTACCCTTCTGTGCTGAACTGCACTGCTATGCTTGATGGCAGGTATTGGCTGGATATTGTGTTGTTGCACAGAAGTTGgctgaaaatgttaaaagtaGGGTTAAGATTTGATCTGTGTTCACAATAACagatttaatctttttttcttgctcaaaATACGATGTTGACGCATCATCACTGCATGGTGGAGAGATTTTGGGGTGTGAGGGACTTACCTGTGGAGAGGAACGAGGTTCCATGGGTGGGAATAGCTTGGTTTAGCTTATTGGAGCATGCGAAGCAAAAAGTGAACTTTTTCGTCAAGTCAATACATTGCGACAGAACTGGACTCCGTTTTGTAGACAAGACTGCTCTAGAATTGCAGGTTGCGTGCTTGCTTTGATcatgcctgcagccctgctccaggCACACTACAGTTCAGAActttaatgttcttttaatatgtcttttttgggttttgttgggttgttattttggggggttttttgaaagaaaaccttttaaaatctgttctgtgGCACTATTCAGTAGTCAGCAGTATTGTGTTGCACCTTGCATAGGCTGAGCTTGCCTCCCAGCCCTTCAGAATTTACATTGAGGGCAAAGCTGTCATTGAATTGAGCATTGCAGGATCAGACCTACAGCAAACCAAAGGCATGTCTTTGGGGAGGGCAACTGTAGAAATGTTCTACAATTTTCTCACCATTAGGAATGCTCTCAAAGGTATCAGTGGATTAATACAGTTCACTTTTAATCTTCACAGTTCCATATATACCATGGATATATGTAAACattacacatgcacacacacgtgcCCATAATGTAGCACGTACAATACATCTCATTTCCTTTAAGACTTAAAGGCAGAATTTGCTTTGTTGAAGTCTGAGGTCAATAAAATTAAAGACTGATGTTTCTCTTCAGTGCCATAACTTACTGCTGCTGTGTGAAAGCCCAGTGTCTCGCTTTTATCATTGTATGATGGTGAACTAATGGCATCTCTAAGCTGACTCTCAAGCCCTGCATTTCTCACCAGTTTTCATTCTTAGTATAACTCAGGAAGCACTCATAGtgccaaaaagaaataaatacttcagcAAGGTGAATTTATTTAGGGCAGATTGTCTCATTCTGGTGCTATATATATTAGTGCTTAATCAATGCATtagcttttaagaaaaagcaagaggaaggaGACAAATGTGAAATAGTTTTTGCCTGGATGCAGCCTAGAGAAAGCTGCCCTGCTTGGTAGGGAGTGTTGAGGTACAACAGTTTAATGCTGGCATAAGACATATAGAGGACTTAAATGTTGGCTGGTTTGTGTTATGCCTTGAGTGTAACCTGTGCTATGGCATGTTCAGCATCATGTTCATAGCTTATGTTGCTTGAAGTAGAAACCCTATTCTACTGACATATGTTAGCCTTATATTTTTACTCAGTAATTAAGTTAACGGATAAATATTGTCTCCCTGATTTACAAAACAGCTATACTAGATACAGAtctagaacttttttttaatgattttttaaacCAGGTTTTGAGCAAAACAGTGTAGATTATATGGAGAAAGTTTTGAAAACTCTAAAACTAGCTGTGCTGTAGAAATGTGTCAAGAAATACCTAGCGGAAATAAAACGGTGTGGCTGTTTAATGTATACTTCTAAAATGACTCATAAGTTCTTTGAGGATTTAGGACAAGATCAATTACCTGAAGCAAACACCATGGTAAACGCCATGTCAGGTTAAAAGTCATGAAGTATGCTAAGTAATCAGACATGATCTTTGTTACAATTTTCTTGTTGTTCTGATACCTCTGATTATTCAGAGGTGTCAGAGGTTTTTAAATGGTCAGGGTATAGTTTCTACACTTACACAAAATATTCAGGTAGAATAGATGATCTTAACGTTGTGGTGCTAGGATTCATTGGCTCCATAGCTGATTCAGTAAGTGGCATTGTGATCTCcaacagctctgcttttttaGAGTAATCCTGTAACTTCTCCATTAGCATGCAGACTCAAAAATGTGAAGACAAATGCAACAGTAGCTCCCACTATAAACAAAGTCTTCAGAGTGATTTCTGCTTACTGCAGAaacttgttttttctcattctgttctTTAAGAGACGATAAATTGGGAATAAGTTGCCTACAACTGATACCAAcaagataaataaaatgtagAGTACTGGTGTACTAAAACTGGATGAATAAATTACGTGCAAAAGTGTTAagctgcaagaggagaaagTCAGAAACAATGGAAAAGTTGGATAAGtatcctttctttttaagaaaaagaaacaaaatattttgtttggtggttgccaaatagaaattaaaattggTATGCCTTGTGTCTGTTTTATTACTACAGCTGTTTGGGTTCTTCATGCAAGTGTATCTTTTACTTTCTAAATATCTCAGTTTGTTAAATAATGCTGACTTTAGTAGATCATGACCTTGTAAACCGTTCCATTTTGACTTAGAATATGTTATTAAATATTTGATTCCTGAATACCTAAGTTAAACACCATCAATCTTAAAATATATTGTCATCCTCTGCTTACCCCTGTACACACGACCTTGTGAAAATCACATGGATTTTCACTGTattgaagtaaaataattttcatcctATAAAGAGTAAGGTAAAAGGAGAATGGAGACAACCTTGAGCACATCTTTCTGTACTGAGAGTTTACACTAGGTGGCATGCAAGGAAAGCCAAAAGCACAAACCTGTCTTAAAATTATTGAAGTTAAAATCTCAGATTTGTTTCAGGATGTTTTTATCTTGTCTTTTGATCACTTTTCAATGTCTTTACAGGTTGAAATGTCCTCTTGCTGGTACAAATAAAAGATTTCTTATTAATACCATCAAAAATACGTTACCATCTCAAAAAGAACAAGACCAAGAACGTGAGCAAAAGGAAGACAGTAAGGAGCCTGAGccaaataaaagcaggaaagaagaaaaaccaaagaaacGCAGAATTCATCCATACACACCCAGCTTTCAGTCCAGAAGGAGAGTCAGCTACTCTCCTCCGAGGCACCGAAACAGGAACCAGCACACAAAGGATAAGCATGAAAAGCGATCAAGCAAACGATGAGGAGAGGAGAGTGACGAATATGTCTTGTTACAAGCCAGGAATGTCGTTAAGTGTCGGACTGCAGGGATGTCTCAGCTTTTCAGGAAAAGATGCTGTTCAAAATTGAATTTTGAACAGAGTTGCTTGTGTGAGAAGTAACCTTGAGATAGCTTTAGAAAACCTTTCTTCAGGACCtttaagagaaaagcaaagtgcAGCATAAATCTTTCCATTGTTTTAGAGCAgacattcctttccttttgctccattcctctctccccttctgaCTAAGCTTAGGGTCTTGGTGATGGAGCGCCATATGTGTGTCATTGTCCAATACAACTCGTTTAGTCACGTCACtcttttggaaataaatttaaattaaacagaaatctATTTATTGTGTAAAGTTGGCAGAACTTCTTTGCTGCTAACCAATAAAGAAGTTTTGCATGTTTGGGTTAGTTGAGTTTTACAGAATCTAAAAGAAGGGAAAGCCGGTCAGTGCCTGGCCAAGCAAGTACATTTTGTATAGAATATGAGTTTGCTTTCTTTAgtataaaaagaacaaatttgGAATGGGCAATGCTGGTTTTGGTTTCCAGGAGGAACTACCAGGAAATAGTGATTTTGCTTGTTATTGTATATTCACAAACCTGTCATAGATAATAATAAACATTAGCCCTAAAAAGCCATAACTGCAATAATTGTCTCTGTTTAGACTTCCCTCTGTAAGGAAGTAGTTTGAGCAGTCAGTTGTCATGGTGCTTTCAAAACAAACCTTGAAGACAAAATTACCATGTTCTCTGTCCACTGCTATAAAGTTTCTGAGTAAATACGTAATACTAGAAATGCAGAGAAGATACTTCAAAACAGTCAAATGCTTGCTTTCCAAGCCTGTGTGACAATTCCGTAGTGGTACAGTTCTTAAACTTGTGACATGAAGCACATATAATACACATCGGCATAATCTATGTCTCACTTCTGTTTGTGTTACAATAACAAACTTCtgtgtgaaatattttgtatttcagtattctcagaaataattgttttgaacataggtttctgtttttcagtgtgttGACAATAAAATCGAAAATGTCTATTAAAAGTGCATTGTGGAATTAATGCTTTTAATGGGTTTCTTAACTGAAATGGGCCTCTCTTCCTGAGGGAAAGGAGGACCAGCGCTTCGTGGTCCTTCAGTGTTGTGTCAGGGCAAGAGTGCCACCTATAGGCTTCTCTATACCTCGTCTTGCTATACATACCTGTCTCTCTTGGAAAGATCATGTTAGAAAGATCATGTTAGCTGGGAGATGGAGAGAACAAAGTGGAGATGTGCTGTGGCTGAGTTTTGATGCGTGAGCTGGGAATTTCTCTTCTGAGTAATGGAAGGGTAGTTAAACTGGTGTTGAGGCCACCGGTGGCTGCCAGGGTCAGCATATCTGACAAAGTGGGATACTTTTACATTTCCACTGAGGAGTTGTGGATGGTTTCTCTATTTCCCTGCAGGAACCATAGCACTGTAATAGAAGTCCCAGCCTTTCAGAAAATGTCCAGCTGGGGGatcaaggaaaaaatatctttggaGAATGTAGGACTATCTTTGGTTTAAGTAAACAGATGTTTGCAGTCCTTATTTTGCAGGGCACTGCTTGTGTTCTCCTTTAATCCTTTTTTGGAGGGACAGTTCCTATAGTGtcagccaggctctgctgcagtgACAGTGCTGGATGGATGTGGCTTTGCAGCAGAGAATTCATCTCACCATTGGTCAGGATTGGGGCTGGAGATGTTCCACAGGGTAAATCTCCATGAATTCTTGCTGGTCTGGCTTGCAGTGATAATATGGCGTCCTGAGAGCTTTCCACACTCAGTCCTTCAAACACCCCTTCAGGATAAGTGCTACTATAAATTCTACATTAATTTAAGCCAGGCTTTCATGTAGGGAAAGTGATTATAGTGTATGCTCCCAAGATGATTCTGGATTGTTGATAGAGAGCGTTTCTGTACTAGAAATGCTCGACTAGAGGATCTGACATGACCTAAACCAGGCAGCTGGAGAAAGCCTGTCTTCCTCAGTGGTGGTAGGTTCAGGTCTAATTCCACTTTTTTCTGACTTACAGAACATACGTGAATTACTAATCTTTCATTGGTTGATGCCATATTTTAGTGCTGTCTTTCATAAATGCacataataaaaccaaaaacctcTGCTGCTCATTAACTTTCTTAAGGCAAATCTTCACCTGCTGAtcacttttttaataaaaaattggAGGCATACAGCCAAGTTTGTATAGTGTCTGCAGTTGCTCATATTTTGCAGCACCAGCATCACATTTACAAGGTATCTTAAAGATAGGATTTAAACCCAGAAACTTAAAGCTGAACAtgacttttcaaaatgttactAACTCCTGTAACTCGGAACACTTGTTACTCGTTAAAGTGCCTAGTCCTTAAAATTAATACATCAATATATAAATAGTGTGTTCTTGGTCTCAGGTTCCTGTAGTAGTGCATTGCAGTCTAGTTACTCACATGAGAGGGGAATGCACCTTACGTTAAAATACAATGTTGCAGTGATACTTCAAAGGTGTTTCTTGTTTACCTGTGAGCTACTAATGTTGTCTTTGTTTAGTGTCAGTGTACATTGTGCAGATAA contains these protein-coding regions:
- the POLR1D gene encoding protein POLR1D, encoding MEEDPELERKAVEELLKEAKRGRTRAETMGAMGWLKCPLAGTNKRFLINTIKNTLPSQKEQDQEREQKEDSKEPEPNKSRKEEKPKKRRIHPYTPSFQSRRRVSYSPPRHRNRNQHTKDKHEKRSSKR